In a genomic window of Aggregatimonas sangjinii:
- a CDS encoding rhodanese-like domain-containing protein codes for MRFLLSVILLFAFGQTTLAQGKLDRTLKRFNKESVPYIYVEELTETDNIVLLDTRKKEEYAVSHLQNAIWVGHKKFEQDSVNRYVPDKNTPIVVYCSIGVRSENIGEQLQNAGYTNVKNLYGGIFEWKNHGNPVYSSETTETDSVHAFNKHWGKLLTKGIKVYDAQDSAPAKEE; via the coding sequence ATGCGTTTTCTATTATCCGTTATCCTTTTATTTGCTTTTGGTCAAACCACACTGGCCCAGGGTAAACTTGACAGAACCCTTAAAAGGTTCAATAAGGAAAGTGTTCCCTACATCTATGTGGAGGAACTGACGGAGACCGATAATATCGTTTTATTGGATACTAGAAAAAAAGAGGAATACGCCGTAAGCCACCTACAAAATGCCATTTGGGTAGGACATAAAAAGTTTGAACAAGATTCCGTAAACCGGTATGTCCCCGATAAAAATACACCGATTGTAGTATACTGTTCTATCGGGGTCCGCTCCGAAAATATTGGGGAGCAACTGCAAAATGCGGGGTACACCAATGTTAAGAATCTTTATGGTGGTATTTTCGAATGGAAGAACCACGGTAATCCCGTATACAGTTCCGAAACAACAGAAACCGACAGCGTTCATGCCTTTAACAAGCATTGGGGTAAACTGCTTACAAAAGGCATCAAAGTATATGATGCGCAAGATTCCGCTCCTGCTAAAGAAGAATAA
- the scpA gene encoding methylmalonyl-CoA mutase: MSRKDVQQLQLKYRAQGAANQVEDEREKVSSSELQSTGFDTAEGIPIKQIFTEQDISDTEHLNFAAGIPPYLRGPYSTMYVRRPWTIRQYAGFSTAEESNAFYRRNLKGGQKGLSVAFDLPTHRGYDSDHERVVGDVGKAGVAIDSVEDMKILFDSIPLDKMSVSMTMNGAVLPIMAFYIVAAEEQGVAPESLAGTIQNDILKEFMVRNTYIYPPEPSMRIVADIFKYTSKHMPKFNSISISGYHMHEAGATADIELAYTLADGLEYIKTGLTAGLDIDDFAPRLSFFWGIGMNHFMEIAKLRAARMLWAKMVKQFNPKNDKSLALRTHCQTSGWSLTEQDPFNNVARTTIEASAAILGGTQSLHTNALDEAIALPTDFSARIARETQLYLLEETFITKTVDPWAGSYYVEYLTKELAEKAWALIMEVEELGGMTKAIEAGIPKMRIEEAAARKQARIDSVQDVLVGVNKYRLDEEEQLQILEVDNQEVRRQQLKRLATLRENRNELAVKNILKQLTEAAKKTQNDNKADNLLALAVTAARERATLGEISDALEVAFGRHKAVIKSFSGVYSKEIKDDESFKKARGLTDKFAEQDGRRPRIMIAKMGQDGHDRGAKVVATGYADLGFDVDIGPLFQTPEEAAKQAVENDVHILGVSSLAGGHKTLVPAVIKALKTYGRDDIMVIVGGVVPKQDYPFLFDAGAVAVFGPGTKISDAAIQILEILLD, from the coding sequence ATGAGTAGAAAAGATGTACAGCAACTGCAATTGAAATACCGGGCACAAGGTGCGGCAAACCAGGTCGAAGATGAACGAGAAAAAGTTTCCAGCTCCGAACTGCAAAGCACTGGTTTCGATACCGCCGAAGGTATTCCAATCAAACAAATTTTTACGGAGCAGGATATCAGCGATACGGAGCATTTGAATTTCGCCGCCGGCATCCCACCTTATTTGAGAGGGCCCTATTCTACGATGTACGTCAGACGCCCTTGGACGATTCGGCAATATGCAGGTTTTTCAACAGCGGAAGAGAGCAACGCCTTTTACCGTCGGAATTTGAAAGGAGGTCAAAAAGGCTTATCGGTGGCCTTTGATTTGCCTACGCATCGCGGATACGACAGCGACCATGAAAGAGTGGTCGGTGATGTGGGTAAGGCAGGGGTAGCGATTGATTCCGTAGAGGATATGAAAATTCTTTTTGATAGCATTCCGTTGGATAAGATGTCGGTTTCCATGACGATGAACGGTGCAGTGCTTCCGATTATGGCGTTTTATATCGTTGCGGCCGAGGAACAGGGCGTGGCTCCGGAGTCATTGGCAGGCACCATACAAAACGATATTTTAAAAGAGTTTATGGTGCGCAACACCTACATCTACCCGCCCGAACCATCAATGCGCATTGTGGCCGATATCTTCAAATATACCAGCAAGCACATGCCAAAATTCAATAGTATAAGTATTTCGGGCTATCATATGCATGAGGCCGGAGCTACAGCGGATATCGAATTGGCCTATACACTGGCAGACGGACTCGAATACATTAAAACAGGACTTACGGCCGGACTCGACATAGACGATTTTGCTCCTAGACTGTCTTTCTTCTGGGGTATTGGCATGAACCACTTTATGGAGATTGCCAAACTGCGCGCGGCCCGCATGTTGTGGGCGAAGATGGTTAAACAATTCAATCCCAAGAACGATAAGTCTTTGGCACTACGTACACATTGCCAAACCAGCGGGTGGAGTCTCACCGAGCAAGACCCGTTCAACAATGTGGCGCGAACGACCATTGAAGCCAGTGCGGCGATATTGGGAGGAACACAGAGTCTGCACACCAATGCCTTGGACGAAGCCATTGCACTGCCTACCGATTTCTCGGCCCGAATTGCCCGAGAGACCCAGTTATACCTTCTTGAGGAAACCTTCATCACGAAGACGGTCGATCCTTGGGCCGGTAGCTATTATGTTGAGTATCTGACCAAAGAGTTGGCCGAAAAGGCATGGGCACTGATAATGGAAGTCGAGGAATTGGGCGGAATGACCAAGGCCATCGAAGCGGGTATTCCCAAAATGCGAATTGAAGAGGCTGCGGCTAGAAAACAGGCGCGCATTGATAGTGTTCAGGATGTGCTTGTCGGTGTGAACAAATATCGATTGGATGAAGAAGAACAACTGCAAATCCTTGAAGTCGATAACCAGGAAGTGCGTCGCCAACAACTAAAGCGATTGGCCACACTGCGGGAGAATCGAAACGAACTTGCCGTAAAAAACATATTAAAGCAGCTTACTGAAGCGGCCAAAAAGACCCAAAACGATAATAAAGCGGATAATTTACTAGCTTTAGCGGTAACCGCTGCAAGAGAGCGGGCCACTCTAGGTGAGATAAGCGACGCACTCGAAGTCGCATTCGGGCGTCACAAGGCAGTCATAAAATCATTTTCAGGCGTGTATTCCAAAGAAATCAAAGACGACGAAAGTTTTAAAAAAGCGCGGGGGTTGACCGACAAGTTCGCCGAGCAAGATGGCCGTCGACCCCGAATCATGATCGCTAAAATGGGTCAGGACGGGCACGATCGCGGGGCAAAGGTTGTAGCCACCGGCTATGCCGATCTAGGCTTTGATGTGGATATCGGGCCTTTGTTTCAAACCCCCGAAGAGGCGGCCAAACAAGCAGTTGAAAACGATGTGCATATCTTGGGAGTTTCTTCTTTGGCCGGGGGCCACAAAACGTTAGTACCGGCCGTAATCAAAGCGCTTAAAACATATGGCCGCGATGATATTATGGTCATCGTAGGCGGTGTGGTACCCAAACAAGATTATCCATTTTTGTTCGATGCCGGGGCGGTAGCTGTTTTTGGCCCTGGCACAAAGATTAGCGATGCCGCCATTCAAATACTGGAAATTTTATTGGATTGA
- a CDS encoding TIGR04283 family arsenosugar biosynthesis glycosyltransferase, producing MIRSPYRISVIIPVFNEEAHIVATVRHLQKFCANDYIEEILIVDGGSTDNTLSVLKNTGATVLNAPKGRAVQMNYGAAKAKGSILYFLHADTLPPKDFGKSIVEAVLHDHQAGCFQMIFDSDSRFLEFFAWFSRLNIRLCRGGDQSLFITKKLFQALNGFNEDYHIYEDNEFIGRLYKHTPFKILPQRVKTSARRYEKHGKIKLQYHFGMIHLKSRLGAGPDQLYQYYRQHIA from the coding sequence ATGATTCGTAGTCCCTACCGCATCAGTGTAATCATCCCAGTTTTTAATGAGGAGGCCCATATCGTTGCGACAGTGCGGCACCTCCAGAAATTTTGCGCAAACGATTATATTGAGGAAATCCTGATTGTAGACGGGGGCAGTACCGACAATACCTTGTCAGTTTTGAAAAATACTGGAGCAACCGTTTTGAACGCACCAAAGGGAAGGGCAGTGCAAATGAATTATGGAGCCGCAAAGGCGAAGGGCAGTATTTTATATTTTCTCCATGCCGATACTCTCCCGCCAAAGGATTTCGGCAAATCTATTGTAGAGGCTGTGCTACATGACCACCAAGCAGGTTGTTTTCAAATGATTTTCGACAGCGATAGTCGTTTTCTAGAATTTTTCGCTTGGTTTTCCCGCTTGAATATTAGGCTTTGTAGGGGCGGAGACCAATCGCTCTTCATTACGAAAAAGTTGTTTCAAGCTCTTAACGGATTCAATGAAGACTATCACATTTACGAAGACAATGAATTTATTGGTCGACTATACAAGCACACGCCGTTCAAGATTCTACCGCAGCGCGTTAAGACATCTGCCCGCAGATATGAAAAACATGGTAAAATAAAATTGCAATACCATTTTGGGATGATTCATTTAAAAAGCCGTTTGGGAGCTGGGCCGGACCAATTGTACCAATACTATAGGCAGCACATTGCCTAG
- a CDS encoding TIGR04282 family arsenosugar biosynthesis glycosyltransferase has translation MGILNPFKKEFDKKTVQYTKALPKNLLLIFTRNPELGKCKTRLAATVGDESALDIYKFLLEHTVNITKNLDMAKQVWYSEEIWRDDVWDNPTYDKKRQGGSDLGVRMANAFTEGFAAGFEKICIIGSDMYDLKQQDIAHAFAVLSENDFVIGPAEDGGYYLLGMTRFKNELFQDKNWGNDSVLSATITDLANEKVHLLPVRNDVDVYTDIAQEKAFEPYLKHMK, from the coding sequence ATGGGTATCCTCAACCCCTTTAAAAAAGAATTCGATAAGAAAACGGTACAGTACACCAAAGCACTGCCCAAGAACCTACTTCTTATTTTTACTCGTAATCCCGAATTGGGAAAATGCAAAACGCGGCTTGCGGCCACCGTAGGTGACGAAAGTGCGTTGGATATCTATAAATTCCTTTTGGAGCATACCGTGAACATTACCAAAAATTTGGATATGGCGAAACAGGTCTGGTATTCCGAAGAAATTTGGAGGGATGATGTATGGGATAACCCGACCTATGATAAAAAACGACAGGGAGGTAGTGATTTAGGGGTTCGCATGGCGAACGCGTTCACCGAGGGATTCGCAGCCGGCTTTGAAAAAATATGCATCATCGGAAGCGATATGTACGACCTCAAGCAGCAGGATATAGCACATGCGTTTGCCGTTTTAAGCGAAAACGACTTTGTCATCGGCCCTGCGGAAGACGGTGGGTATTATCTCTTGGGGATGACCCGCTTTAAGAATGAGCTATTTCAGGATAAAAATTGGGGTAACGATAGTGTTTTAAGCGCGACAATAACCGATTTAGCGAACGAAAAAGTACATTTGTTACCCGTTAGAAATGACGTTGACGTTTATACGGATATCGCCCAGGAAAAAGCTTTTGAACCCTATCTAAAACACATGAAATAA
- the accC gene encoding acetyl-CoA carboxylase biotin carboxylase subunit, which translates to MRKILVANRGEIALRVMRTAQKMGIKTVAVCSEADRNAPHVRFAGEAVLLGPAPSSESYLAMEKVLQAAKDTGADGIHPGYGFLSENAVFAQMVEDHHITFIGPRPHAIKVMGNKLAAKEAVRDYDIPMVPGIEESITDIKLAEKTAKEIGFPILIKASAGGGGKGMRVVASLEELPEQMNRAISEAEAAFGDGAVFIEKYVSSPRHIEIQVLADTHGNVVHLFERECSVQRRHQKVVEEAPSAVLTPEIRKAMGEAAIKVAKACDYVGAGTVEFLLDEHKNFYFLEMNTRLQVEHPVTELICGLDLVEQQIKVARGEKLGFAQEDLKIQGHALEVRVYAEDPLDNFNPSIGTLSTYQIPNGEGVRVDDGFEEGMPIPIYYDPMIAKLITYGKTRDEAIQLMVKAIGDYHIEGVATTLPFGQFVCEHEAFRTGNFDTHFVKQYYSPEALQKKYAEEKEIAAKVGLFLFLEQQQKL; encoded by the coding sequence ATGCGAAAAATACTGGTCGCCAATCGGGGTGAGATTGCCTTACGTGTAATGCGTACGGCACAGAAAATGGGAATCAAAACTGTAGCCGTTTGTTCCGAGGCAGACCGCAATGCACCCCATGTCCGTTTTGCGGGCGAAGCTGTTCTGCTGGGACCGGCACCTTCCTCGGAATCCTATCTAGCGATGGAAAAGGTATTGCAAGCTGCGAAAGATACGGGAGCCGATGGTATACATCCAGGATACGGTTTTTTAAGCGAAAATGCCGTTTTCGCCCAAATGGTCGAGGATCACCATATCACCTTCATAGGTCCAAGGCCCCACGCGATTAAAGTGATGGGGAACAAATTGGCCGCCAAGGAGGCGGTTCGCGATTACGATATTCCTATGGTTCCTGGTATTGAAGAGTCAATCACCGATATAAAACTGGCCGAAAAAACAGCAAAAGAAATCGGCTTCCCTATTTTAATTAAGGCTTCTGCCGGTGGTGGGGGCAAAGGAATGCGGGTGGTAGCGTCTCTGGAAGAACTACCTGAGCAAATGAATCGGGCCATTAGCGAAGCCGAGGCCGCTTTTGGTGATGGAGCTGTGTTCATCGAAAAGTATGTAAGTTCCCCGCGCCATATTGAGATTCAAGTGCTAGCCGATACCCATGGGAATGTGGTGCATCTTTTTGAACGGGAATGCAGCGTACAACGAAGGCACCAAAAAGTGGTCGAGGAGGCACCGTCGGCGGTGCTTACACCCGAAATTAGAAAAGCCATGGGTGAAGCTGCGATTAAGGTGGCCAAGGCTTGTGATTATGTAGGGGCAGGGACGGTCGAGTTTCTTTTGGACGAGCACAAAAATTTCTATTTTTTGGAAATGAACACCCGCTTGCAGGTCGAGCATCCTGTTACGGAACTAATTTGCGGTTTGGATTTGGTGGAACAACAGATCAAGGTGGCGCGAGGGGAAAAACTCGGGTTCGCCCAAGAAGATTTGAAAATACAAGGCCATGCGTTGGAAGTACGTGTTTATGCCGAAGACCCCTTGGACAATTTCAACCCCAGTATCGGAACCTTATCTACCTACCAAATACCAAATGGTGAAGGAGTACGGGTAGATGATGGCTTTGAGGAAGGTATGCCAATTCCCATTTATTATGACCCAATGATTGCAAAGTTGATTACCTATGGAAAAACCCGCGATGAGGCGATACAATTAATGGTCAAAGCGATTGGCGATTATCATATCGAAGGGGTAGCTACGACCTTACCCTTCGGCCAATTCGTTTGCGAACATGAAGCCTTTCGAACAGGAAATTTTGACACGCATTTTGTAAAACAATACTACAGTCCTGAAGCACTGCAAAAAAAATATGCCGAAGAAAAGGAAATTGCCGCCAAGGTAGGCTTGTTTTTATTTCTGGAACAACAACAAAAATTATAA
- a CDS encoding acyl-CoA carboxylase subunit beta produces MKENEKILRDKLAQSQLGGGQTRIDKQHAKGKLTARERIHFLLDDGSFEELGALVTHRTKDFGMEKQKFYGDGVVTGYGTINGRQVCVFAQDFTVFGGALSETHAEKICKIMDMAMNIGVPLIGLNDSGGARIQEGVRSLGGYADIFHRNVMASGVIPQISAIMGPCAGGAVYSPAMTDFTLMVENSSYMFVTGPNVVKTVTNEEVTSEELGGALTHATKSGVTHLTAGNDIQCIDQIKRMIGYMPQNCEDTPVDLPYEMGDEIREVLESIVPENAQQPYDMRHVIKGIIDEESFFEIHKQYAENIVVGFARIAGKSIGIVANQPMSLAGVLDVDASKKAARFTRFCDCFNIPLLVLVDVPGFLPGTDQEWNGIITNGAKLLYALSEATVPKVTVITRKAYGGAYDVMNSKHIGADMNYAWPGAEIAVMGAKGASEIIFRKEIAAANDPAAKLVEKEQEYAALFANPYSAAERGFIDEVILPKNTRRKLIKAFTMLENKAVALPKKKHGNIPL; encoded by the coding sequence ATGAAAGAGAACGAGAAAATATTGCGCGACAAACTGGCACAATCGCAATTGGGCGGAGGCCAAACACGTATCGATAAACAACATGCCAAGGGAAAACTGACCGCTAGGGAACGGATTCATTTTTTATTGGACGACGGGTCTTTTGAGGAGTTGGGCGCATTAGTGACACACCGAACGAAAGACTTCGGTATGGAAAAGCAGAAATTTTACGGCGACGGGGTCGTTACCGGCTACGGGACGATAAACGGACGACAGGTTTGCGTTTTTGCTCAGGATTTTACCGTTTTCGGAGGCGCACTTTCGGAAACCCATGCCGAAAAAATTTGTAAGATTATGGATATGGCCATGAACATTGGCGTACCCTTGATCGGATTGAACGACAGTGGCGGTGCCCGTATTCAGGAAGGGGTCCGCTCGTTGGGCGGCTATGCCGATATCTTTCATCGCAATGTAATGGCATCAGGAGTTATCCCCCAAATTTCAGCTATTATGGGCCCTTGTGCCGGGGGTGCAGTATACTCACCGGCGATGACGGATTTTACACTTATGGTCGAAAACTCAAGTTATATGTTCGTTACCGGGCCGAATGTGGTCAAGACTGTGACAAATGAAGAAGTCACTTCCGAGGAACTGGGTGGTGCCCTTACGCATGCGACCAAATCTGGGGTCACTCATTTGACCGCTGGCAATGACATTCAGTGTATCGATCAAATCAAGCGAATGATAGGCTATATGCCACAGAATTGCGAAGATACCCCCGTAGATTTGCCTTATGAGATGGGTGATGAAATCCGCGAGGTTTTGGAAAGCATCGTACCTGAAAATGCCCAGCAACCCTATGACATGCGCCATGTCATTAAAGGAATCATAGATGAGGAAAGCTTCTTTGAAATACACAAACAGTACGCAGAGAACATCGTTGTCGGCTTTGCGAGAATTGCTGGGAAGAGTATCGGAATCGTTGCGAATCAACCGATGAGCCTTGCCGGTGTTCTGGATGTGGATGCCTCGAAAAAAGCAGCACGTTTTACACGCTTTTGCGATTGTTTCAATATTCCTTTGTTGGTATTGGTGGATGTGCCGGGCTTTTTACCGGGTACGGACCAGGAGTGGAACGGTATTATCACGAATGGGGCTAAATTACTTTACGCTTTAAGCGAGGCGACGGTACCGAAGGTAACCGTAATTACTAGAAAAGCCTATGGTGGCGCTTATGATGTAATGAATTCAAAGCATATAGGGGCCGATATGAACTATGCTTGGCCAGGTGCCGAAATTGCCGTAATGGGAGCAAAGGGGGCTAGCGAGATTATCTTCCGCAAGGAAATTGCCGCCGCCAATGACCCGGCTGCAAAACTGGTCGAGAAAGAACAAGAGTACGCAGCACTTTTCGCAAATCCGTATAGCGCCGCAGAACGCGGATTTATCGATGAAGTAATCTTGCCGAAAAACACCAGAAGAAAATTGATAAAGGCATTTACTATGTTAGAAAATAAAGCGGTTGCCTTGCCCAAGAAAAAACATGGGAATATACCCTTGTAG
- a CDS encoding methylmalonyl-CoA mutase subunit beta, translating into MTKTKLFKDFLPVSSKEWKQKIQYDLKGADYNEKLVWESPEGIRVKPFYHQDEGIYTASVKRAKGHWNIAQSIYAGDAKKANVKAKEFLAKGAESLFITIPSDAVAIAVLLDEIDVSTTKIYCNFEFLSPDYIKKVLDFVGDASDSIYLNIDIIGKLAKTGNWFQNLEDDHRKFDLIAQMGATHTVSIDVGHYQNAGANMTQQLAYGLAHANEYLHHLANSKSVRKGQTFVFQMAAGSNYFFEIGKLRALRILWQTLAREYGVNEKCHIIATPTRRNKTLYDYNTNMLRTTTETMSAILGGADTVMNMPYDAIYHKNNEFGDRIAMNQLLLLKEESYFTKVENPAEGSYYIESLTSQLAQKALALFKDIERNGGLLKQLKAGIIQKKIKESAAKEQAMFNGQKIVLVGTNKYQNEMDNMTETMQLYPFVKTNPQKTLLEPIIAKRFAETIEQNRLKDE; encoded by the coding sequence ATGACTAAAACGAAGCTATTTAAAGACTTCCTACCCGTATCTTCCAAAGAATGGAAGCAAAAAATACAGTACGACCTGAAGGGTGCCGACTATAATGAAAAACTGGTTTGGGAATCTCCGGAGGGAATAAGAGTCAAGCCCTTTTATCATCAGGATGAGGGGATTTATACAGCTTCCGTTAAACGGGCCAAGGGTCATTGGAACATCGCACAATCGATTTATGCCGGCGATGCGAAAAAAGCGAATGTAAAAGCAAAAGAATTTTTGGCCAAGGGAGCGGAAAGTCTTTTCATCACCATACCTTCCGATGCGGTCGCAATTGCTGTTTTGTTGGATGAAATCGATGTTTCCACAACCAAAATTTACTGTAATTTTGAGTTTTTATCCCCGGACTATATCAAAAAGGTATTGGATTTTGTGGGAGATGCCAGCGATTCGATATACTTGAACATCGACATTATCGGAAAGCTAGCTAAAACCGGGAATTGGTTCCAGAACCTTGAGGACGACCATCGCAAGTTCGACCTCATTGCACAGATGGGAGCGACACATACGGTGAGTATCGATGTAGGACATTACCAAAACGCAGGGGCAAATATGACACAGCAATTGGCCTATGGACTTGCCCATGCCAACGAGTATTTGCATCACCTTGCCAACAGCAAGTCTGTTCGGAAAGGACAAACCTTTGTCTTTCAAATGGCGGCAGGTTCAAATTATTTCTTTGAAATCGGCAAGTTGCGGGCGCTACGCATCTTATGGCAAACCCTTGCGAGGGAATATGGAGTAAACGAAAAGTGCCATATCATAGCCACGCCAACACGGCGCAATAAAACCTTGTACGATTACAATACCAATATGTTACGCACGACAACGGAAACTATGTCCGCTATTCTAGGTGGAGCGGATACCGTGATGAATATGCCGTATGACGCCATTTACCACAAGAACAATGAATTTGGCGACCGAATCGCGATGAATCAACTGCTGCTGCTGAAAGAAGAAAGCTATTTCACTAAAGTGGAAAATCCTGCCGAAGGATCGTACTATATAGAGTCATTGACCAGTCAGCTGGCCCAGAAAGCACTAGCTTTATTTAAGGATATTGAAAGAAACGGAGGTCTACTGAAACAATTAAAGGCAGGTATTATTCAAAAGAAAATCAAGGAAAGCGCCGCAAAAGAGCAGGCCATGTTCAATGGGCAGAAAATCGTTTTGGTAGGTACCAATAAATATCAAAACGAAATGGATAATATGACGGAGACCATGCAATTGTATCCTTTTGTAAAGACGAATCCTCAAAAAACATTGTTAGAACCCATCATCGCCAAACGCTTTGCGGAAACGATTGAGCAAAACCGTTTGAAAGATGAGTAG
- a CDS encoding purine-nucleoside phosphorylase, whose product MTQKQLDESTAYLIGKGFEQPEIGIVLGTGLGKLVDDIEEPIEAHYNHIPFFPLATVEFHSGKLLYGTFQGKKVVVMQGRFHLYEGYDLMDVTYPIRVMHQLGIKKLFISNAAGAINLDFKKGDIMLIEDHINLQGGSPLAFKNVAKFGDRFTDMAEPYDKEMRTKLTAIAQREKITLREGVYASVVGPQLETRAEYRMLKILGADAVGMSTVPEVIVANHLRLPIVAVSVLTDECDPDNLQPVNIEEIIAIAGKTEPKMVKLFKELIKEI is encoded by the coding sequence ATGACACAAAAACAATTGGATGAATCTACCGCCTACCTTATCGGAAAAGGTTTCGAGCAACCCGAAATCGGTATCGTGCTTGGCACCGGCCTTGGAAAATTGGTCGACGATATAGAGGAGCCTATAGAAGCACATTACAACCACATTCCCTTTTTTCCGTTGGCCACGGTGGAGTTTCATAGCGGAAAATTACTTTACGGTACTTTTCAAGGTAAGAAGGTAGTGGTCATGCAGGGGCGTTTTCATCTTTATGAGGGATACGACCTGATGGATGTTACCTACCCCATTCGCGTCATGCATCAACTGGGCATCAAAAAACTCTTCATCTCCAACGCAGCAGGCGCTATTAATTTGGACTTTAAAAAGGGGGATATCATGCTCATTGAAGATCATATAAATCTGCAAGGTGGTTCGCCCTTGGCCTTTAAAAACGTCGCCAAATTCGGAGATCGATTTACCGATATGGCCGAGCCCTACGATAAAGAAATGCGTACGAAATTGACGGCAATCGCCCAAAGGGAAAAAATTACTTTGCGGGAAGGGGTTTACGCCTCGGTAGTCGGTCCGCAATTGGAAACGCGTGCGGAATATCGCATGTTAAAAATTCTAGGAGCCGATGCCGTGGGTATGAGTACGGTGCCCGAGGTAATCGTGGCCAATCATTTACGATTGCCAATAGTAGCCGTTTCCGTATTAACCGATGAATGTGACCCTGATAACCTGCAACCAGTTAATATCGAAGAAATTATCGCTATTGCCGGAAAAACGGAACCAAAAATGGTTAAGCTGTTCAAGGAACTGATCAAAGAAATTTAG